DNA from Halobaculum sp. XH14:
CCACCGCACTCCCTGGTCAAACCTCGTGGCGCGCGGCGGCCAAGCGAAGCGCGGCCGCTCGTGCGAGGGACGAGCACCACAGCCTGCGCGACCGGAGGGAGCGCAGGAGGCTGGGGAGGGCGAGGTGCGGTCGCGGTGGGTGGGACTGAAAGGGGCCGTGGCGCTGGACGCAGGCGCGGACCGTCAAGCACCACAGCGCGAGCGAAGCGAGCGCGAGGAGCGCAGCGGCCGCACCGAGTCCAGCGCCACGGGGGCTTTCGAGGCAATCGAAGTAGCCCAACCACACCAATCACTTCGAGCGCCAGCAATCCGTGCTAACCACTCGAACGGACCCGACACGGTTTTGCGGCCCCCACAAGAAGCGACGACAATGATTTCGCGGCAGCTCCTCCGGGACGACCCCGAGACCGTCCGAGAGGCCCTCGAAAACAAGGGCGTCGAGGACGTCGACCTCGACCGCATCATCGAGCTGGACGACGAGTGGCGCGACCTCAAGGGACGCGGCGACACGCTGCGACACGAGCGCAACCAGGTGTCCTCGAAGATCGGCGAACTCAAACAGGCGGGCGAGGAGGAGGCGGCCCGGGAGGCCATCGAGAAGTCGGGCGAACTCAAGGCCGAACTCGAGGGAATCGAGGAGCGCGCCGACGAACTCGAGGACGAACTCCACGAGGCGATGCTCCGCCTCCCGCAGATTCCCCAGGACGACGTCCCCGTCGGCGAGGACGAGGACGAGAACGTCGAGCGTCGGCGCGAGGGGTTCGACGACCTGCGCGCGCTCCCCGACGAGGTCGTCCCCCACTACGACCTGGGCGAGGAGCTCGACGTCCTCGACTTCGAGCGCGGCGCGAAGGTGTCGGGCGGCGGGTTCTACTTCGCGAAGGGCGAGGGCGCGATGCTCGAACACGCCCTGATCCAGTTCATGCTCGAACTCCACCGCGAGCAGGGGTACGTCGACGTGTTCCCGCCCATCCCCGTCAAGTCGCGCTCGATGGAGGGCACCGGCCAGTTCCCGAAGTTCACCGAGGACGCCTACCGGCTCGAGGGCGACAACGAGGAGCCGTACGACGACGACGACCTCTGGCTGCTCCCGACCGCCGAGGTGCCGGTGACGAACATGTACCGCGACGAGATCCTGCTGGACGACGACCTCCCGATCAAACACCAGGCGTACTCGCCGAACTTCCGCCAGGAGGCCGGCGAGCACGGCACCGAGACCAGAGGCATCGTCCGCGTCCACCAGTTCAACAAGGTGGAGATGGTGAACTTCGTCCGGCCCGAGGAGAGCGACGAGCGCTTCGAGGGCCTCGTCGACGAGGCCGAGGAGGTGCTGCGGCGCCTCGACCTCCCGTACCGCATCCTGGAGATGTGCACCGGTGACCTCGGGTTCACGCAGGCGAAGAAGTACGACGTCGAGGTGTGGGCGCCCGCCGACGACATGGCCGACGGTCCCGAGGAGGGCGGCCGCTGGCTGGAGGTGTCGTCGGTGTCGAACTTCGAGGACTTTCAGGCCCGACGGGCGGGCCTGCGCTACCGGCCCGAGCGCCACGAGTCGGCCGAGTACCTCCACACGCTGAACGGGTCGGGGCTCGCCGTCCCCCGAATCGTCGTCGCCATCATGGAGTACTACCAGAACGACGACGGCACGGTCGGGGTGCCCGAACCGCTCCGGCCGTACATGGGCGGCCGCGAGGTCATCGAGGGGAGCGAGAAGGTCGGCGAGTCGGCCGTCGGCGCGGGCGAGAAGGAGTAGGCAGGGGGAGCGGAGACGGCGACGGAGTGGCGGGCGACGGGCCGGCCGCCGGGGACGGCACCGGACGGAGCGACTCGCGTAACGGTTCGCGCGGAACGGTAACTGGTTAACAGTCTTTTGCGGGTTCGTGCCGAATTCGACGGACGATGCCACGACCAGGAGTGACCCCCCGGGCGCGCCGTGTGGAACCGGATCGACGCCGCCGAGGAGGAACG
Protein-coding regions in this window:
- the serS gene encoding serine--tRNA ligase → MISRQLLRDDPETVREALENKGVEDVDLDRIIELDDEWRDLKGRGDTLRHERNQVSSKIGELKQAGEEEAAREAIEKSGELKAELEGIEERADELEDELHEAMLRLPQIPQDDVPVGEDEDENVERRREGFDDLRALPDEVVPHYDLGEELDVLDFERGAKVSGGGFYFAKGEGAMLEHALIQFMLELHREQGYVDVFPPIPVKSRSMEGTGQFPKFTEDAYRLEGDNEEPYDDDDLWLLPTAEVPVTNMYRDEILLDDDLPIKHQAYSPNFRQEAGEHGTETRGIVRVHQFNKVEMVNFVRPEESDERFEGLVDEAEEVLRRLDLPYRILEMCTGDLGFTQAKKYDVEVWAPADDMADGPEEGGRWLEVSSVSNFEDFQARRAGLRYRPERHESAEYLHTLNGSGLAVPRIVVAIMEYYQNDDGTVGVPEPLRPYMGGREVIEGSEKVGESAVGAGEKE